CGCATGTGATGTGTTGGTGGACGTGCTTCCCCGTGTGAGGCTGTATGTCCTTcctggggggaagaggaggactCTAAACTGTTGAGCGGTAAGGTGGCATCTGGGTGATTGCTGCAGAGTCTAAACAGCGATTCCTACCCTGAACCATAACGCTTACCCATCTTGACTTGTGGATGCCTGCACAACACTATGAAAACTTGATGTTTATTCCTAccttatgctttttaaaaatagacatttcaGCAAAGATAGCACAGTTGTGTGAAGACTAAAGATTACATGCTTAGTACATTAATCACTTTGTATGATTAGAGTTTTAGGATTAATTTCTATTGACATCTGCTTAAGACATATACAGTGCTTGCTCACTAACTAGGATCTTACATATTTGGATCATTATTGGATGCATTTTGTCTGCCAGTAAAAGTTAACTAATCTGTGTTAAGCATATAAAATGTCATGCAATGGAGGAATAACTAGCATACTTTCTAGCTGGGTTTTGTACTGCTGCTGTGAATGGTATGTTGTGACTTAGCAGATCAGATAAGTTAATCTTTATTAGACTTGTGACTAACTTCATTTGATTACTgatttttgagaaaatgtttgcaagtGTGAATAGGTTCTTTCCCCCTCTACTGTAATGCAGTGCttaggtttgtttttatttcttgctaaTAATTTGGATAGTTTTATGTAAATTCTGTAGATGATCATCATCTCTGTGCTAAGTTAGATTCTGCAGCCCTATACCTTCAGCCACTAACACAAACTAGAGTCATTTTAAGATGATTTCCTGAGCTGGATCTCAAGTACTGGCACTTAAGAGCTATTTGTTTACCTGTGAATGAACTGAGAGCTACTGGAAAATACTGAACTGGTCAACATGATCAACACTGCTTATCAGCAGTGCTGAACATGCTTCAGATAGCACTGTTTTAATCTGCCAAATTGTCCAAAACCTGCAGGTGTCATGCTGAGGCCAACTTTATCATGATTTTCTATCTGAATGGCTCAGTTCTTCGGAGGTGTGAATGCTACTAGTCACATcttatatctatctatctatctgtctcCTTCCAAAGGAGGACCTTGTTATTATGCAATCTGGCAGTGCTTCTGTAGAGATCTGCTGAACCCCTTCTGGGgtgtatgtaaataaaaaaatccagaaatctGAGGGCTTTTTCTATATCAGGGCAAGTAATGGAAGCTATGTCCAATTCCAGGTCAAATACTTTTGTACCTGAACACTGATGCAAGGCAAGAATGATGTTATGATCCAAGTACAGTATTAAAAAGGGAGGGAGTTatgttttcctattttctgaAGTCTGAGTGATCTGAAATAGGAGCTTGGTCAGATTTCTGACAAATGCATGtcattattaatatttctgtgaCCAATTTtatgattaatatttttctgggTCTTGATTACATATGAccccctgaaaaaaacccaaatccctGCTGCTGAATGCTAATAGATCCCATCCCTTTATAAACCCTGGAGGAAtacaaagggaataaaaaatgtttgcttgcttgcttgttttgttttcttggtctGCTGCCATGTTCAACGTCAGCTAGCActtctgctttgtcttcttTCTGTCACATCAGCATAGCAACTGAGTAGGCAAACATGACTAGAAGCCAGGGAGATATGGTAATGTGGGATGGTGGCAAAGGCTTTAtcagacctttttttcctcagcgGGGTTGCTTAAGGTTACAGCAGGAGCTTTTAAATACTGGTGAGGAAAAACTGTTAAAGATGCAGAATTTGATTCAATCACCACCAAGCTATGCAGGATGATGCCTAATTGTATGGTGAACTCCAGTTCAGGAGTCACAAAGAGTCTTTTGGGGTGGTGTGAAGACAGGTTATTAGGGTCTTGCTGCTTAAAGTCAGAGTTAAGAGGGAAGGAAGCTTTCCATTATTTCCATAGTCCTGGTGGTTAGAGCATTGGCAAGCAATGACCCAAGAGGTACAAGCCTTTTTCCTCCCATAAAAGAGCTTGtgtgcagggctgctgcagtggTAAAAGATCTTGGGGGAAAAGAGAGCAATTAGTACACCTATCTGTAGAAAGCTCTCTTGAGTGACTAAAGGGAAAGCAGTTAATTGATAATGGTGGGTCCAGGATGCATTTGCAATGCGCAAAGCAGTCTACGCCATCATCTAATTTCCTTGTAGACTGTGAAGTGCCTTTAACAGTTTTATGTCCACATCTCTAGATCTGTGTATAAAAACATGCCTTTAAACTCAGTTTGTACAAGCTCACTTGATATTGTACTGGTGTAAAGATCCACTCTCCCTTGCCCTTCTGTGTTGATGTCACCCCCTACCTTAAAAAAGGCACCAGCTACATATAAACATACGcaagatgctttaaaataacaggtccttaaaaagtaattattttgtgaGATTGTGGTGTTGGATGGATTTAAGTGAGGTGAAGCTGTGCTGCTTGAGAGTGCTTTTCATTGCTGGTGCCTGCCCAAGATGCTGGCTGTGGAAGGGTTGAGTGCTATTTCCAAATAGCTTTAACTTGCTGCTTGTGAGAAACGGCGTGGTAGCAACTAGTCACCTGTCTGACGTTCTGATGAAAGGGCATGGCTGTGACGTGCTCCTGCGCAGAACTAAAACTTGagttgctgttattttgttcATGCAGCAGTATGTGGTGTGCTGTGACTCTTGACCTTAAGTGCTAGCCCACTCTTCTAGAGGGTCAGAACTCAGAGCGgcaaaggtttttttaagagagctGGAGTGTATGTCTTTACAAGACCTTATCTAGCTCTTGAATTCAAAGATTTACTTTAAACTACCTTGCATTGGCACAGAAAAGCCTCAGGCGCTAAAAGCCTTTGAGAACTGAAGTACTTTGGCTGTAGTCTATAATGTAATATCCAAAAATCTTTCAAGTGCAAGTAATAATAGATAGCAAATTGTGAGTGCCTACAGACCCTCCTGGGAAGATTATGTGTATTTCTAACTCCTACTTAGCCAGGAGTATAAATCACACCACGCACAAATATGAGCATGGTTCCCTGAGAGGATGGACCTGTACTTGTCACACCCAAAAGGGGACAggtgctttcctttccttggagCTTCTTTCCTCCTTGGCTATGGCTGGTTAGTTTTATACTATTTTGGTGAATATAGCATCTGAACTAGAAGATCTTAAGGAGAGTACCTTGGTAGAGTGAATGAATTATTCAAACTGTATTTAGCAGTTCAAATGTAAAagagactgatttttttgtcctttgcttttctgaatgtATTATGTTTGTTTCATTATCACTAGATGTCCATTAAGTACTTTATTTTCATCCATTTGCTTATGATAGGCAGCTACTACTCCTGAATAAATTAGGAGAGGCAATATAGAGAGGGTAGGATTATGTTGGCATGTGATTGTTGACTCgctttccaaagaaagaatAGGCCCAATTGTACAATTTCCTTCATTCTAGCACATCAGTTCACTATGTTATTGTTTTTATTGCAGCCTGCTAAGTTTGTAGAACAAGTGGCTTCTTTGAATGTCAAAGCTGACTTATTTTGTAGCATCAGACAGtaaaaagtgccttttttaattatgaaCTCTGATATTTTGAACACTGCCTATTAGAAAAAGTACCGTCTCCACACAGTATGGTGAAACACTAAGCCAGCAGTGAAATTCTTGTATGTAGGTGTGTGTTAGGTGTGTTTCTCCACACCCCCTCCATTCAAACAGTGTGATCAGAatgcaaataaagagaaatcCTTGCTTTAGAGGGGAGGTGGGGTGTATGGCTGATGCAATGCTTATGGGGCGATGCTATCTGATGACCGCTGTACTGAATTTCAGACCATATTTAAGACTTTCACGTGCCATGCTCTCATGTTAAGAGTAAAATATTTGGGTGGGGAAGTATAGAGTAAACATTGAGGAAACTAttcccttcttttttatttgtagcaAGAGGAGCTTTCTGACctgtaaaaaagaaaccacaaaaaagaagggaaaatgatTGCAAAACCTGCAGTACGTAGGACAAGAAAGTAGGGGTTGCAGTTCTGCAAGGGACATCTAAAACGGGTGCTGGGAGAGTTGAACATTGGTGTAGGTTGCATGAGGAGGCATGAGAAGACAATTTCCCAGGCTGTGTAGTATTGTTTTGAAGGTAAACGTGGCCAGAGTAGTTAGGTACAACCAGGATAGAGGCAGCAGAGGTAGGACTCAGTGTTACCGAGTTCCCTGTTTAGTGAGAATCTTCAGAAGATTTCTGTGAAAGACATCAGGACTGAGGAAGCTTAGATGGCTAGTGAGTAATTCTGACAAGTTTCATCTTTCGAGTAGGCTGAAACTACGGTCATTTTATTGCAGCAAAACTAAGTTTTGGATTATattgatataaataaatatttttttcttccaaactaaGGTGTTAAACTGCATAAACCTTGCCAACTCTAGAAACACTATATTAGGGCAGGAGTTGTTGGTAATAATGAAACAGTTCTGCTACGAATTTGACTGATGGTCTCTGTCTCCTATGTGTCCCAGATATCCTCCTAGATACCTGGAGTagtgtgtccagttctgggcttccccagtacaagagagaaatggagctgctggagagagtccagcaaagggccactaagatgatgaatgagcacctctcctatgaggaaaggctgagaggaCTGGGACTGTctagcctggagaggagaagactCAGGGGACCTCATCAGTGTGTACAGATACCTGAAGTGGaaggtgcaaagaggacagagccaggctgtcTTCAGTGGTACCCAGtgccaggaccagaggcagtgggcacaaactgaaacacaggagggtTTCTCTGAAcgtcaggaaacattttttttttactgtgagggtgactgagcactgacacaagttgcccagagaggaggTGGGGTCTCTcttcttggagatattcaaaagccatctggacgtGGTTGTGCGCAACTGGTTCTAGGtggccctgcctgagcagggggGATTGGACCAcatgacttccagaggtccctgccaacctcaactgttctgtgatgTTGTTCCTCCAAATCAGATTAGTAGCATTTACAATAGGACTGCTTAAGCACTGACTTCATAATGAAGTCATATCCCTCCCTTTTGATGCCGTCTCTGAAGACTTCATATGTCATCCCCCTAAACAAGCTACATCTTTCCTCTTGCTCAGAATCAGTGAAAGTATACGCAAAATTTTCTACTTGAGACACCTAGTAGGCAAAATTATGTGGCTCCAGCATTCCCTCTGCAGAACAGGATCTTTAATGTACCCTTCCTTTCCAGGTGGTCGGAGGCAAAGTAAAGAAACCAGGCAAGCGAGGTCGTAAACCAGCCAAAATAGACTTGAAGGCAAAGCTTGAAAGAAGTCGTCAGAGTGCAAGAGAGTGCAGAGCCAGGAAGAAGCTGAGGTACCAGTACCTGGAAGAGCTGGTTTCAAGCAGAGAGCGAGCCATCTGTGCTCTCAGAGAAGAGCTTGAAATGGTAAGAAACGATCATTTAACCTAACGCTCAGTATTATTTGGGACCTGCCCTCATGGACATTTGTTCTTGAAATCACTGTGACTGAGAGTGGGATTTGGCTAGTCATAAGGTATCAAAACATCAGTAACAGATGCACTCAGCTGTTTGCTGATTTTGCGTGTTGAATATGAACCTCGTGTCACAAGTTTTCTACTGGTTTTGAACCGgaagcaagcaaagaaacagCCATTAGATATGAGTCTGTtgtctttgaaatgtttgttttggaaaaccTTTGACAGAGGTAGAAAGAGGTAGAGGTTGGGAAGAGATGTGTTAAAATGTGAAGGGGGGCATATATCCAAAGTGTGTCATTGCTTCCCACGGACCTTAGTCTCTGTTGGGGAGGTTGATTCTTGCAAGATAGTCTCTGCGTTTACATGTGTAGATGGTTGCACAGCTGTCCTGTGTTTACAGCATGTATAAGGCGGGTGTCTTGGCCAAATAAGCTGCATTAACCAAAGAGAGTGTTTCATCTGGAAATAGAGACTCAGCTCCTCAGTGATATTGAGATGCCATTGAAATTTCACTGGAGCTGAGGATATTTCCTTGACCTTACATTAGGTTTGTTTGAATAGGCAGGGCTAATCACCACAAGTGAATAGGGTTAGGATCGGGTGGAAAGTCAGCCAACTGACCACAGGTTTTTCAGTGTTATTCAGGATTTGCCAATGAAGAATTTAAGATGAAGGAACTAGGAGTAAGGCACACGTGCTGTAACTGTGCCTTGCACAATCAGAAAAGACCTCTTAATAGTCAATCAGCCCCAGAATCATgtgaaatatttggttttaatagGCCATGAACTGGAACGGTATTCTGGCGTGCCAGCAGCAAGAAAATGCACAAAGTGTTCCATGTTGTTTAATAATTAAAGTATTGTGTCTAGTACTGCCACTGAGTAGCAGTTTATTGACTGAAACAGGATTTACTGAGGCCAGGTATGCAACCATGGACACGTGCTTAGCTCGTTAGTGCGCTGCTTTTTTGTGAGAGGCTTCAGCCCAGTAAATTCAAACTGTAAATGAATATACCGGAAGGTAAAGATTACAGCTCTGTTTTGTCTGCTAATGTGATCCTGGCAGTTTGCTAATGCCTAATGTGTTTGCATATTTCAGTACAAGCAGTGGTGCATGGCGATGGACCAAGGGAAAATCCCCTCTGAAATAAAAGCCCTGCTAactggagaggagcagggcaaAACACAGCAGAACTCAACCAAACTTGCCAAGGCTGGGAAGACAGAAGCAAACTGCAGCAATCCCTGTAAGTATCCAGCCTATGATTAATTCCTATTTTGTTACATCTTTTGTGGTGTAGGAGGATGGCTGTAGTGTAGGAAGAAACATAAGGATGTGCTTTTGGGCACAAATAGTTGATTGAAGCAAAGAGCTTAGTGGGTGGTACAAAGACTCTGTGTAATGTTTACATGGACAACATAGAAATTACACTAGCTAGGAAGCTGggcagttattttaaaagaagactCAATCTTTGTGTTTCACCAAGGCCTGTAGAGACCTGTCAGGAGCTGAGACCTTAATCTcttacagcattttctgttttcctaatgCAAAGTAAATGGAGCACATAAAACataattgaattttaaaaactcCATCAAGAAAACATTATTCTAGCTGCAAGCATTGAAAAGGGAGAAATGCCGGACTTGGAATTTCCTATGGAGTCTTCTTTCTGCCTCATTTGTGCTTGTCCAGGGAATGAAATATGGTTCTTCGGGGGATTGAAAGGTGAAGAGATCATGTGATATAAAGTCATATTCCTGATATGTACGTGCAAAGGAACAGAGTTAAGGTGTAGCACAGGCAATTTTATATCTTGCATCTTCTGATTTTATAATAGTTCATGCTACAGgttaaattacattttactgtaaattaaaaaaataaaggaattcctagaattacatttttaagaaacaatgTGAAAACCACATTTGTAACTGTAACAATCTACCCCCATGGTGCATCATCCACAGGAGGCCAATGCAGAAGcttccatgctgcagcagagatAGCTTGGTAGCTAGCAGAAGAATGCTGTTGTCAGAGAAGTGGATGCATCCCCGGGTGCAGGGGGAAGGATCCCagtctgctgttttctctttgctcctCCCCACATGAAACTCTTTGATTGTGGTGTTCCTAAACCTGCATGGAGTGAGGTTTTTGGGGTAATAGGTGTAAGGTAATTTGTGTAAGCGGAGccttattcttcctttctttacaCACCTTCCCCAAATACAGCTATGGCAGCTTTTGGGCATTCCCAATAAGAGATGGGGGCTACTTTTGTGTCAGAGCCCAGAATTACACTGGCTTTGTGGTCAGTAGTTACATGGTTAGTAACCGTTGTGGGagtctgtaaaataaaagcaagaggaGGATCTGGTAACAGTTTTGCTAAAGCCAAATGGAGTACTGTAGGTTGAGGAGAAGGAACTGGATCAAAAGCTTTCAGTAAGAAGGTTTATAGTAACGTAATTTGTAGCCTAAATAAAGATATTGCTTTCAGCATCCTTTTATAATGCAGCATGTCTTTTATGTTATCGGGGCTCTTCAAGAGAGGTACTAGATATCTTCCCTGCTTCTGCCTATACTTCTTTTGCAGGAggtatttttctccccctgctcctGGTAAGATAGTCAAAGCATCTCCCTCTACCCTGCTTCCAGCAGTGGACAACTGCCATCTCCTCCCACCTATCATGCCCTGCCCTATTTTTGTATCTACCTATACTTTGGGCCCTAGTATCTTTCTAGCCTGCAACTTAATATAAATTCTGCTGTGCTATCCTGGCTTTCCAGAAAAAGACAATGCCAAAAACTGGTTGCAAGGAAAACAAGTTGCATGAATTTGGTCTTGCAATAAGAGAGGCAATGGCAAACATTTTGTGGGTTGATTTACTCATCCAAGATATTGGCCACTTTCCTTAGACTGCTCTTTCTCCTGAGTATGCTTTTTGCATGGATATGGTGCAAAGTGGAGAGTGGAGCTCTCAAGATTTTCAGTGGGGGCTTTGCttacttattttctgttttgtttgtgacAATGTCTTTCTTTGTATTATATGAAATGcatggaacatttttttaaatcttatgttttcttctttgtttcatataataaatattatatgGAATGACTTTGCTAGACTGAATGTTGCCTTCTTTTTATTGAACTAATTGGGTCTGTTTAGTATTATCTCAATTCAGGATTAGTCAAAACCACTGAAAGTAATAAGTGCCATATTTCAGTATACAGCACAGTTGTTCTCAGAATTCCATTCTAAGTGTTCATATACTAATCCTTAAGGCATGGTTTTACACTTATTCTCTAGACCTTCCAAACATGTACTTCGCATTGCTAGAAATGTTGCATAGCCATGGAAGACACTAATGAAAGGTTAAGTAACACTGAAGCAGAGATGGGGAGGACATGAGGGTTCCCCTGCCCCGTATTTTAAGCTCTGAACTGCAGTTTGTCCTGAAAGATAGTAACAAAGCCAACCTGtaagttttgggggttttgtttatgTTGAATGCTTGCCTGTCCTTTTTCTGGGttctctggaggaaaaaaaaaacttaggCCAGATGTCTAGAACTATACTCTGTGAACCTTGAAGTTGGATTTTGTATCACAATCATGCCAGAAGtgtaatacattatttttggtTAAAATTAGACTTAGTGCCTTTAGTTTCAAATGTAAACTATATGTTGTAATTAAACATATATTGCAAAGGTTATGTGTATACTTACGTGTCTTTCTGAATCAGGGATGTAGAAAACACGCAGAGGAGTTAACAGTATGCGTGACCAGAACAGCTCCACGCTGCACTAGGTTATGTGACAAATGCAGCTCTGATCTCACCAGAAATACCCCACTTGTTCTCTTCCCTCCCactcttttgtttcattttctgtgatacCAAACAAGAAACTTCTCAGGagttgagttttcttttatggAGGAAATTAGGAGTTGGAATTTCTCATTGTGATGAGCAATAGTTTTCATCTGTTCTTCATCACAGTGGCTCCTGCTTCCTGGCTTAGCCAGTAGTTGGCATTACAGGATTGTGTTTGGCAAGCCTGGGCCCAGCTCTGTGGCACAAACAGCAGCATCCATGTTctaacaggtttttttggtgcttCATGCAGATGGGACAGGAAGCATGTTACAGCCTCCGTCATCTTAAGCTGTGTCCATCTTTGTTTTGCAAACCAAAATA
This sequence is a window from Balearica regulorum gibbericeps isolate bBalReg1 chromosome 1, bBalReg1.pri, whole genome shotgun sequence. Protein-coding genes within it:
- the CREBL2 gene encoding cAMP-responsive element-binding protein-like 2 isoform X1 translates to MDDSKVVGGKVKKPGKRGRKPAKIDLKAKLERSRQSARECRARKKLRYQYLEELVSSRERAICALREELEMYKQWCMAMDQGKIPSEIKALLTGEEQGKTQQNSTKLAKAGKTEANCSNPW
- the CREBL2 gene encoding cAMP-responsive element-binding protein-like 2 isoform X2 → MDDSKVVGGKVKKPGKRGRKPAKIDLKAKLERSRQSARECRARKKLRYQYLEELVSSRERAICALREELEMYKQWCMAMDQGKIPSEIKALLTGEEQGKTQQNSTKLAKAGKTEANCSNP